From the Papaver somniferum cultivar HN1 chromosome 2, ASM357369v1, whole genome shotgun sequence genome, the window AAAAATCTCATAGGGTAGTTAATCATACCCCTTCAGTGCCAGCAGCCTTTCCTCCCAAATAATGAACTGAGCCCACACTTAACAATCGAGTACCTGCAGCAAGAATAATTTTTCAAAATCAATAAAACCAACAAACAAGGACAAGCTGATAATTTCTTATAACTTCATCAAAGCGCAATTAGTTTATTGAAATTTCTCAAAACCCACCTGTACACCCAAACAATTTGACAATTTCAATTTGGACTGATATCCAAAATTAATCCTAGTAAAGAGTCTGTTAAGATAAGTCCAGGCTCAGCAAGTTTTTTAGAAGCATCTTTCTAGTGAAATAGTTGTATGCCTGCCAACCTGTAACAATCCATCATCCACTATAGATTTTAAAGCAGGTGGGAACCTCCCTTTACTCAAGGGAGTCAAGAATTAAACAAAAATCTTAAGAATTGGCAAAATCAACaataaacaagacaagaaaagagTTGGAGAATAAAAAAACACAAGTCGTTGGATAGAGACTTCGAACTCACCATTGTAGAACCTCAGCAACTGTTTCCCTGCAGAACCAAGTGGCGAAACTTCTCCctgaattttcaaacaaaaatgtTAATGAACCATCGACCAATAGTTACATAAAAATACTAGGAATGTTAATGAACCATCGACCAACAGTTACAAAAAGCTAAGAAAGCTCCATTTACAGCAGGAACAAGGCTGCAGCTGATAGAAGTAGAGATTGAAGTCACTTcaagatataaaaaaaaaggtaaaaggagaaggagaaacagAGATAGCTAAGCAGCACCTAACCTTGATGTGGTGCCACTATGATCTAACTTCTGCATGAGAATGGCTCTAGAGTGGGCATTTAAAGACCGTACATGAAAAAAAACTAGCATATCAAGTGCCAGTAATTAGCCATGTATCAAGAGTTCATATTTATCATTGGTTAATTCAAGGATGGCATGTAGGAATACTAACATTTATTCAGGGCTACAAATATATTATATAGTAACATGTTAGACAAAGCACCGACTGGTCAAAGTACACATTTTCTAGAAAAGAAAAAGGTACTCTTGCTCCAATTGATCTTGTTAGGGCCTAGTCTTTTATCTTTGATGGTTATCCTATTATTTTATCAAacagaaaaaaagaaggaaaaaggttGTTTCTCACCTTTGATGATCCTCCCTGCAATGTCTAATAGCTCGTTCAAACTCTGAAGCGGCTCTAGCAAACTGGACAAAACCCAACCCTTTGAGCTATCCATTATCCTGTTCACCAGCTCAACAACACCAAAGGGTTCAAACACCTGGAAAAAACAATATCAAGCCCAAATCAGATCAAGTTTCAAAATCGCACATATTACCTTTTACTCAACAGAGCACATAGTAATCTTTACAACAGAAGGAACAGTATAGCATAATCATCACTAACAATAAAAGGCCCAATAACACATCTATATCAAATGATTAATTTTTTcagattttaatgttattatggATATAGCATAATCTTGCTTCTTTAGACCAAATTTATATACACATACATTTACCATCTTTTCATATATATAATGCATCAAGACAGAAACAAAGATTGAGATAAAAATCGTGTCAAGTCGTGAACTGCACAAaaacgagtaaaaaaaaaaaatccctgacGAAGTTGTTTTTCTATGATGTTGCCATCAGCACCTGCAAAATAGTCGACATTTGCAGAAAATGATAACTAAGTCAATAAGATACAATCTAAATAGCTGCATAAGATATAATTCGAGACTTCAAAATGATAACTCTGTTGTCGATAACAAAGTTACTAAACTAGCATACTTTTCTGAGGGATTCATGTTAGTTTTCAAACCGAGAACCAATAATTGAAGATTCCACAATCCATCCAGGTTACACAATTGAAGTTAATATTTATGGAATatataaagaaaacaaaagataaaaaagTTACCCCATTTTATATTCTTCAAGGATTTTTATCAAGAACTTGTCATGCAGTATCTGGTCCTTGAGAAAGcgagttattaatttatattagGATATTTTTTATAACTTTCTTGACCTGCAAAGAAAATATCTCAACAAATTATAAGAAGCTTGGAAGAGTAATCACCAAATAGTACACAGTTCAACATGGAATgagaactacagaaaatgatgTTGCATAAGCATCTGGATGTTGGGTGTACAAACATACATGACCATTATTATTCATGTGATATGCCAATTCAATTCCATCAGGTAAGCCACGCCTTCCTCGAGTTCCTAAAGATACTCTTCCATTAGCTCGTGTAACAACAGTTGTTCCAACCTTCATGTTCACACAATaaataatatcatcaacaaatAGACCTGATGTGGccaattaaattttttttgaacTTCCTGTAATCCACCATCATTCGTGCTTActcttttttgtaaagttccatAACTGTGACTATTTATTCAATATAATCACAATCCAAAACATCTGCAAACATAAAATACAAGATGTTATCATCTGAAAGATTTGAGAAACTGATCCACATAAATTGGATAATTTCAGAAAAGTTGATCTAACAACATCCCAATTCAGAACCGTGAACTCCAACCACCCACAAACTAGAACTTCTTGGTCCTTTTATACATAATTTGAAGACTCATAACCTTGAACTACTTAAACACATCAAGTAGACAGTAGATATCCTAACTTTATAGTGCCTTCCAGCTAGTTATCTCATTACTCATCCGATCAACAAGAACAGGAAGGCATACAAGTAATTCTGCTTGGAGGTTATCACCAAATGTTGAAATGATGAGGCCCATGCAAGAAATAACACACTCCTTAACTTCCTGTTAGAAGAAAAAATTTAGTACATCAGAAGGAGAACTTTTTGGTTGGGTAGCATAGATAGTTAAACGCTCAAAGGcgacataaaaaaaaattgtggttGTATCCAGATAATACCAACCTGATCTTGATCTTGGTTAGCTAGACGTGTTAAAATTGCATTATAGATTGGATGAATGTATGGCTTTTAATCAAAACCAACACCCTGAAAAAGATGGTGTTAAACGTGAAATAGATAAAGACATAAAATTCAGAAATTTCATGAAATATAACAATTCTCACCGCAACGTTAGGTCGCACCACCCGAAAAATCTCCCCGCACACTCTGAATGCTTCAACAGTAACTTTGTAATAACGCTCACCAACAACAGACAATACAGGAGCAGACAGTACAGGAGCATACATGACCTGAAGAAACACCAATCAAAATTACGACCCAAGAATATCTCTTCATTACAGTTTGAAGAGAGGAATAAAATAGAAAACATAGACTTCCTGTACCAACTCTACATAATATAATATTTACCCCTTAAGACAACTAGAGGATTTCCCCCATATAGCTATTGGAAAACCTTGTCTGATCCCAATTAGTATTTGAAGGCCAATTTAACAGTTTAGAGACAAAGCTTGTTGAAGTGCTTCGGTTTTCATTAAGAAATGAAAGAGGAAAATAAAATATTGTTGTGGTGGAAATAAATATGGAAGCTTCTTCGGTTAGTTGGAATATTAAGCAGCATTTGTTGTTCGTCGACCTGAAATTACACAAAGATTTCACGGAAAATCAGTCCATTTCATCATTATTCACcagaaaaaattacaagacaaaattgaaattACACAAACTGTCTCTAGATACTTTAATGGAAGGGTCAAAAGATTACAAGTCCAACTGGATATCTCCAATGcttcatgaaacagaaagacatGAACCCTCCGGCCACCTCTTTAAACCATACACTACCTTGCTCTTTGTTCCACTCATCTTCGTGAGAGCTTCAGCCACATCACTTATACGCAAAACAACCTGCTTAAATCCTGTAATTATACCTCGCTCATATAACGAAATTCCTCAATAAATGAACAATAAACTTAAGCAACACTACAATCAACACTTAGTGGATCCATTTGCATATAACTCAAACTATAATTGACATAAATCCTTCTCAAGAACAGAAACAAACCTAAAGAATAAAAAGTATAGGCATTCCTAATGTATCAATCTTACCTTAGCACCTGGATGTTCAACTCCTAGCATATTTATAAGAAAAACATAGAGCAAATGTTGAGCAACGCGTTCAACAACACTACATCCAGTACCACACAAACATATGAGTCCTGTAAAATACACAAACTCACTTCAATATTCCATACCAGAAACACAACAAATTAACATAAATCTACTAGTAATGAAAATTTTGAACTACCTTAATTTGTAAGGAGGATCCATATGGCTGGAGAAATTCTTTCCTTCACTAGTCTTCCACTTAGAAGTCCAGCAATACATATGACTGAATCAAATATAACATAtcctgaaattgatcttgcaacagCTCTTATCAAAAGGCCACTTTCAGTTTCTTGCCATGGCATCTACGAATTACACAACCGCAATCATATAAAACAAAATGCAAACAACTAAACAGATTCAATTAAAACAATTCAGATTCAATTAAAACAACTAAACAGGGGACAGAACCAGTGAGCTAAAAACAATCGATTGTGcgatgaaaataaaaagtaacCAAGTTTCTGTACCAACCATAGAAATCGATTCTTGGAGTGAGTATTGACTTTTACTTCCCAGATTGAAGACGACTTCAACCAATCTAAATCTTCAAAGAACATCTCAAGATTCTCAagttctaaaaaccctaaaaccaacagaTTTAGCAGTAATCATTAATgagatgattattttttttagatctaGTTAGAGATTTTGATAAAACCCCTGAAAACGAAAGCAAAAAAAGAAACATGAATTGAATTTGTTTCCAGAAGATTTGAGATCTACAACTCGAATAGTGGGTTGAGGGatttaagaagaagaataaagagaagggTTTATTAGATGGTTGAAATAGCATCTAGGGTTATTGATTTCTTCATTTCCATGGAGTTGGTTTCTTAGGTTAGAGATAGGGACCGAGAGAtgagagcagaagaagaaagtgagGTTTGGAAAGGGGAGAGAGAAAGAGGTATATATATGCTGAATAATAAAATCTACCGAAGGTAAATCATGTTTCATCAGTCGCTGGGTCCGCAGTTGACTCAGGGATAAAACGGTAACTATTCCGCGATTTGTTTTAGCCGtctgagaatttttttttcttattcctTAACCGTCTTGATCGGTCAATGGTCAACTGACGGTCAACGGGGGTCGATTCTGTGGGTTGAAGAaaaccccattttccactagtgtataAGGCTCTTGTCATGGGGTTAGGATGAGATCGTCACCAAAGTGCTCATCATACCCTTTCTAGCCATAGTTTTGGTACCCCTAACTCAATGATTTTGAGTCGGTTTTACCACTACTACTGTTGTGTTTAATTACTCTAGGATGAAAAATGACCAGCGAGATGAAGTTTCTCTTTAGCTACTACCAAACATCAAAGATGATATTTTGGGAGCTTTTGAATCTTTCTAACAACTCGTCATATCCATGTAAGGAAACGTGAAAGGAATAACACAATCGACAACAATTCATATCCGATATCTTGTTTATAATTGTTTCAAGGATCTTGATGTAAAGAACATGTTTTTTTGAAAGAGAGAACAACAAATCAGAAGTTTCTTTGACTCAGAAGATAAAGAAATTTTCCCTTGACTATAGGAAACGAAACAAGAAGACAATGACTTGATTTCAATCATCTGTTACCAAAGCTACTTGACTGAACAGAGATTCGAGCTTAACGAGTACAACAAACAAAACGATTGTAAAAGAGTTTAAGAAAAAGGTTGCTTTCAAAGACTCATCTCCCAACTTATATGATGAACCACAAGAGTCTTTCACTTAGCATCGACTAACATCATGAGATGATTTAGGATCTTTGGAATCTCTCTTAATGGCTTTTATGCAAGGTATCTAAAGATGTTACacggtccccttagtcggcgccagaatgtagatgtggaaaatcctacTACTACATCCAATGGATCTTAAGAACACATAGCATAAGTAAACAAGCAAGAGATGAACAAGAACACAAGacatacgtggttcggtatgattacccaCGTCCACGGGGTAAAGGGATGATCTTATTGCTTGATTCAAGGTTACAGAGGGTGTATCTTACTAGCAAGCTCTCTATTCACTCTACAAAGCTTTTAGTATTCTCTTCTCTCTCACTGAATTGCTTGGTCCTTAACTCTTTACAAAGCTCTCTATTTATATCTGCACATGAAGGTACACACAAGATACAGTGTAAGTCTTATTTcacgttttaaaaaaaaatagccgtttgggactttctctataaatagagacctcacccttggaccccattttccccaaaatgatcattttattccccctcactccatatactccacaactactcatttcatacatatacatacaAGAAATGGCATCATTCGACTCCgtggaagatttggcaatcacgaaAGCATGGTATGCAGAAAATCggcttagacgtcaatcctctgAAAGGGAGGATTCAACAACCTTTTGGATTAAAGTACACAACACATTTATCCAAGAATTTGGAAATCCTAACGCAAGAAGTGTTCAAGCCATCCATGaaaggcacctagtcatcgaaaatgcgatacttgcttttttatcTCTCCAACCTCCgatttttaacactcgccccttcaccttgtccacTGCACAACTTTtaagtaattttgtggttttttttacgTATCCCATGTTGTGTTATCTTCCAACGAAaaaccactaacaaatgtaagcttgtttttgtagcacgaagtggtgaaagcgcgctacttggaagtaaagggggaagcattcgcctttgatgcaagctatcacttcttggcagatagaatcccggaggataatccggactacttggatgcggtatcgtcttcgtcggaggaagattgatgactttagaagtttttctaaaggttttgtgggtagacctctatgtaaaccctcacgagactataactcgtccactaggatcacttaggggtttaaaggcttgatgcatgtgctaaatgcattctacaataataatgcaatgaatgaaaattggtaatggaaGGAAATATGTCACAAGTAAAATCCGATTTTCATAATCGGATTATAAAACATGTCAGTGTTAACCGATTCTGGATTTCCTCTGGTAATTTTAAACatcaatccagaatcggtttacaagtgaattaacgtaaaccgattctgagtaaTTTTTacggaaaaaaatcaaaatgttgatgttttgatgaactctctaacattatttaatctcacatccaaaaaaaaattaacccctaatacgattaattagtgttaattaatcagggataaaaTAGGTAGTTcggtaattattttgataaggggtggTGCGAAGTGATTTCtagtgaccttttttgtcatctagCTATAGGCCCCAAGTTAGCCAGGTTTTTCTGGAGCTTGAATATTCCTGGCTAGTTGCTCTTTCATCTCCTGCATTATTTTTAAGTATTAACCCAAAACCAGAGTTTAAAGTTAAAGAAATCTGTCAGAAAATTAATCTCAGGTCTATTTAAGACATGTTCAGTCTTGAGATATGTCCGTTACATCTAACTATCTGATTTATCTTATCAAAATGCGTGCACCATAAATTCAGATTTCTCGGATTTGAGATAGAAGTCTCAATTGAGGAACATATtttttcctgaaaaattctgacacaCCTTTACTTCCAGATAAACCAACATTTGGTTTATTTCAAACTACTTTTAGTTACCTACAAGCCACGATTCATAATGATCTTGGAAATGTCATATAGGTAATGTTGGTTAAAACTCCCCACCAAAAGGTGGCAACATCCAAATAGATTTCGTAAACCAACATTCGAATAACATGATGATGCAATGATTCAGGGCTATTATTACTAAAAATGCATAAGCTATTTATTGTATCTATGTAACAACTTAATATTTTCTTAACATGCAGTGCATTATTCATACATTTTCATAAGAAAAATTTGATTCTTTGAGGTATTCAGTCTTGGTATAAAAAaaatccttcaaaaaaaaatcgtTATTTTCATCCTACCATAAATCGCGAAAACGGCCACGGTCGTATCACTGGACCCAGGtccaagcttttttttttttttttttttttgaaacaattcATTTTATCCGTCACCATAGTGACAGGTTACATGATGAAGAGAAAACTAAATGATTCATGGGATGATGAAGAGAAATTAAACTCCACAAATACATTCCACGATAACCAAAATTTTATTCCCAATTTGGTTACACAACAAGAGCTGATGCTCTTGGTATTACTTTTAAGGGAACAGTCTTTCGCAATGTTATCCCTAGTGTTTCACTCATATCTATGCTTTCAGGCGTGACACCACTTTCAAGCGCCCAATGGAAGGATTGAAGCAATGAGCCGAGCATAATGTGAAGACTTTGGTGCGCCATTGGGAGGCCTGGACAGATGCGTCTTCCACTTCCAAACGGTATTAAACCAAAATGTTGTCCACGGTAATCAACGTCATTTCCTAGGAAACGATCAGGGTTGAATGAAAACGGATCTTCCCATACAGCTGCATCTCTTCCAATTCCCCAAGCGTTGACCAATACTTGGGCGTCCTTAGGTATCGTATACCCCATGAACTCTGTGTCTTCGGCAACTGTACGTGGTACTAAGAAAGGGGTTGGTGGATGTAACCTCATTGTCTCTTTAATCACCGCGGATAAATAAGTTAAATTTTCGATATCACTTTCTTCAATTTTTCTGTCATAACCGATAATCTGTTTGATCTCAGCGTTGACCTTATTCATTACCTTTGGATTGCGCAGAAGCTCTGTCATCGCCCACTCTATAGTACTGGTTGTTGTCTCTGCCGAACCCACAAACAACTCCTGCATTAATTTACAAAATGATCTTAGTAATTCAAGAAACGTAACTAGTTAACTGGCTTGCATCTGGTAACATCTGCAAAATCACCAAAGCACCCTAGCTAATATGTATAAGAATTCACTCACTATCATGATCATATATATTTCTCTGTCTGACATTTTCCTTGGTTCATCCTTCCCATTGCCTTCAAATTCCTGCAACACAgtccaaaaatccttctcctcGTCCTTATTGTGTGCAGAATGCATGTGTTGTCGTCGCACGTTTGCGAAGCCATCGATGATGTTTACGAGTGTAATTGCTGCATTCTTCATTCTCTTATTAAGATTTTGGGGGTCTAAGTTTCGGAACCATGGGAAGAAATCAGCTGCATTAGGCTTCACAGATATCTCAACGATTTCTCCGATTGCTCGATAGAATTCATCTCCATCAACCAATTTAAGATCCAAAAGATCCCTGGAAAACAAGAGATTTCCCATCAAATTAAATAAGGAGACAAAAAGTAAGTGCCGTAATTTAACACTTGTATTATGCTTTCCTTCTGCCGATACCCATTGTATCATCTGTTGTACACATTTTCGTCGCCTGCCTTCCGTTCTCTTGATTGCCATCCGAGAGAATAACTCGGTTGAATACAATCGCCTTATCATTCGCCAGTATGGTCCGTTTGGTCTGGTTACTGTCGCGCTGTTAAGATCCTCCCCCAATTTCATGACTTCCATAATATGACGGTTGCAAAAGCTGTGATCATGTCTTTTAAATAACTCTGTAGCGGCATCTGCTGAACCTATGACTACCGTATTCATTGCACCTAAATGTAACATAAATACTGCTCCATATTTCTGTCTAAGTTGTAGAAATGTTTCTTGTGGCCTAAGACCTATATCTAAGAGGTTTCCGATCACTGGCCAACCTGGAGgacctggtggtggtggtaacgaATTTGAATAGGTTTTTGCTCTTTGGCtgtgaaggaggaggagaagtggAACTGCCACTGCTGCTAGGCAACAAATGGTTGTCCAGACAAACATTTCGTTTGTGAAGACGTGGGTTCTCTCTATTCAAGGTTTGGTCTCTTTATAAACAAATTAATTCAATTCTTTTACAGTTTACTTGAATTCATACAACTGTTTTTTTACTATCTCTTAAATCTTATTTGTTACCGCATTCTTTCTGATAAGAAATTCATCACATGATCCACTCTCTACGGTCTACTACTCCTCGATCGTTACAGTTTACGCAATCCGATTCTGACATGGTAGGGTGGTTAGCCAACAAAAAGCCTGTGCTCAATAGTCAATAGACCCATACTACTACTAGTAGTACCTTAGTTGTCAAAGTTGTGGTTTTGTGGGTTACACGAGGATAACAAAGTTTAAAGGACTTTCATGACAAAAATCAAGCTCACAACCATATTTATTACTCTGTTGAAGTGATCACTAAAAAAACTGGTTTTTGATCTCTTTCTCTGTATTCCACGTGAAAGGACAGATGAATTAATCCAAATGGGAGACTAAACTCCCATGCCGCATGAGATCTTTGGAATCAATTAATCATTTAATGAGACGTGGAGGAGGAAATAATCAACCAACCAACCAATAACCATTCCACCTTTTTTTAACCTTTTGAGCTCCCATTCATCACTTCAACCCAAATCCAACTCTTTAGCCAAACGGGCTTGTAACCAGCCTAGTACGTAACCTGGCTTAATGATCCTACTCATTTTGTTATGTATAGTCTTCtttttgtaagtttttttttcatttttttggaaAAGGATCAACTAGTCCTGTGATTTAGTCTCAGATGGGATGTTCACAGGAGGGGTATTTCTCGTGATGGCCGAATCCCAGAGATTAGTTTTTCCACGGTTTACAACATTATTCTGTCTGTGTACATTAAGAGACTTGACATGATCGAAAGTTTTTCTAGGAATTAAAAACAATGGAGGAGTTTTTAATAGGTCTACTGTTCTATTTGCGTTTTTGTCTGCCAATTCAAAGGCCAAAAAATAGACCAAGTTGTTTGCCAGAGTACGAGCTTCATCTAAAATAGGTTTACATTTCCTCCTGATTGAGTCATTTGTGCGTTGTAGATATTTGATAACTAATAAGTAGTCTCCTTCTATGATCAGATTCATGATATTATTCCTTTTAGCCTAGATCACTGCTTGAAGAGCAGCTACAACTTCTGTTTCTTCTGGTGATGTAGTTCTGCAAACTCCATCGCATACTCCTTAAAATGTTCCTGTGTGGTTCCATAACAGAGGCAAAACCAACATTATTTAATTCAGAAATCTAGGAAGCATCAAAGTTTAGTTTGAAGATATTCATCTCAGGACAAGaccaatatatatattttttgtgctTTTGGTTGAATGAGTTCAGTTAAAGTGTTGTTTCCagggctttttacaaaaataggcccgttttttttggtgctttttatttctaggccactttttttatttattgctagactaggcaagttttgaccaaaagtgatggatggaaagttagctgcagttatcttCCAGCTGTCCATATCTTCTTAGCTAAAAAGACGTTTTAGTCCTTCAAATCTATTGAACATTCAGTGCTTGCTGAACTCATTGAATTGCCTGAGCATACATCATCAATAAAGAAGCAACGCTGCACCGGTCGGAATGAATGCAACAGACATTACAGAAAAGTCCGAAGAATGGGAATGGCATTGAGACTGAAGGCCCTTTTTGCCTTCTGAATAGTGACATAGAATGGGAACATGGCCCTAACCCAGACAATTGCCTAACCTAAAGCTTACAATTTAGTACAGTATTTGAGACTTCAGACTTTCGAGACGGTGGACGCATAAGGGTGGAAAAAAAGACAAATAGCAGAATCTGCAGCTATTCCTCATCTTTTACGTTAGgcgaacttaggcgcaggcccaaaaaaaaataatgtgcataactgcttatgcagtaaaatcaactatgcataacggcatagcttattatgcataactggttatgcagtaaaatcaactatgcagaactgcataacttattatgcatatctgcttatgcagtaaaaacaactatgcataactgcgtaacttatcatgcataacttgttatgcaataaaagcaaacatgctgaactgtgtAGCTTacgatgcataactggttatgcagtaaaatcaactatgcagaactgcataacttattatgcataacttgttatgcagtaaaaacaactatgcataactgcgtagcttatcatgcataacttgttatgcagtaaaattaACTATGCATAAATGCGtagcttatcatgcataactgattatgcagtaaaatcaactacgcagaactgcgtagcttattatgcataactggttatgcagtaaaatcaactatgcagaactgcgtagcttattatgcataactgcttatgcagtaaaaacaactatgcataactgcgtaactttgactgcatgacaagttatgcattgtttagagtatctgcataacctgttatgcatataaagttatgccttccctgatgagtgttattaaatcatgttgcagtttcaggagaactttagagatgagtacagtgcaatggagttggaactctgtgaaatcgaaactaaaagattgaatcgaaaagatctacattgatcgATAACCAAATATACAAGACAGACATCAACTTGGGAATAATGGTAGTTACAGCCATAATATTCGATAACCAAATAGACAAGACAGACTTGTTTTTGCTTCAAAACTCAATATTGCAAACAAAGCACGATGTGCATTTTAAGGCACTTAATCATGCTTCTTAAGGTCATAACCAGGGGTAAACTGGTACACTTAACTTAGCCATAATTTCAGTACATGATATAACTAAAATAGTAAATCCTGATTAGAAGTACTTACAGCATAGAAAACTGCAACTAACTCAGATGGTGTCAAACCCATACTTCCTGCAACATCTCATTCATTCAGGTCATCCCATAACACCTACAGTTTCATCTACACAAACAACACCACCATTCTCTAGATATCAACACCACCAATCTACGGTTCATGCATCTCATACAATCCTTTCAATGAGAAGAAAAATTACCTCAAGATAAATCCATTCCAGCAAATATAATtcaattcttgttctttcttAACTGGATTCTGCAATTCTTCTCAAGGCTACAACATCCCACCAAATTATTTCATCCAACACCAAAATACTCCCATCATCACCAACAATTCTCAATCTTCATAAAAAATTCTATCGAACCCTCCTCTCGGTTTCCTGACTTCAATCaactccagcaccaccaccaatcttctttaatcttgaatTACTCTTCATTGTTTCCATCAATTCAGCATCAACAGCTTCTACATACTCTTCTCATATAACTGAAATCACCAGCAAACGCTAATTCTTTGATTCATCTTCAGGATAGCTTCAATCAAACATCAAttagaacaaacccatcttctaacttcttcttattcatcctca encodes:
- the LOC113351378 gene encoding cytochrome P450 76A2-like: MFVWTTICCLAAVAVPLLLLLHSQRAKTYSNSLPPPPGPPGWPVIGNLLDIGLRPQETFLQLRQKYGAVFMLHLGAMNTVVIGSADAATELFKRHDHSFCNRHIMEVMKLGEDLNSATVTRPNGPYWRMIRRLYSTELFSRMAIKRTEGRRRKCVQQMIQWVSAEGKHNTSVKLRHLLFVSLFNLMGNLLFSRDLLDLKLVDGDEFYRAIGEIVEISVKPNAADFFPWFRNLDPQNLNKRMKNAAITLVNIIDGFANVRRQHMHSAHNKDEEKDFWTVLQEFEGNGKDEPRKMSDREIYMIMIELFVGSAETTTSTIEWAMTELLRNPKVMNKVNAEIKQIIGYDRKIEESDIENLTYLSAVIKETMRLHPPTPFLVPRTVAEDTEFMGYTIPKDAQVLVNAWGIGRDAAVWEDPFSFNPDRFLGNDVDYRGQHFGLIPFGSGRRICPGLPMAHQSLHIMLGSLLQSFHWALESGVTPESIDMSETLGITLRKTVPLKVIPRASALVV